The genomic stretch GCAGGGCGGTCTGGTGGTGTTGACCACCCACCACACGCTGAGCCGGATGCCGGCCGGTTATCGCGACATCGATCTGGGGAATTGGGCGGTATGAGTGTGTTCGGCCTGCTGGTTGCCCGTGAATCCCGACTGCTGTTCCGCCGCCCGGCGGAGCTGGCCAATCCGCTGATTTTCTTCGCCATCGTCATCGCGTTGTTCCCGCTGGCCGTCGGACCGGAAACTCAAGTATTGCAAAACTTGTCCCCGGGGTTAGTCTGGGTGGCGGCTCTCTTGTCGGTCCTGCTCTCGCTGGACGGGCTTTTTCGCAGTGATTTCGAAGACGGATCCCTTGAACAGTGGGTCCTTTCGCCGCACCCCCTGCCACTTCTGGTATTGGCCAAGGTGCTGGCACACTGGCTTTTTTCCGGGCTGGCACTGGTTTTGCTCTCGCCGTTACTGGCGTTGATGCTCGGGTTGCCGGCTGCGTGTCTGCCGGTATTGCTGCTTTCGTTGTTGCTGGGTACACCGGTGCTGAGCTTGCTCGGCGCGGTGGGCGCGGCGCTGACGGTCGGTCTGAAACGCGGTGGCCTGTTACTGGCGCTGCTGATTCTGCCGTTGTACATCCCGGTGTTGATCCTCGGCAGTGGCGCCTTGCAGGCGGCACTGCAAGGCATGCCGGCGATGGGTTATCTGTTGTGGCTTGGCAGCCTGACCGCCCTGGCGATAACCCTGACACCCTTTGCAATAGCTGCTGGCCTGAAGATCAGCGTCGGCGAATAATGAGGTCTGGTTAAAATTTAACCAGCAAAGACCCTGAGACTGCTCACACCGATGAGCGGCACCCGTGATGGAAACAGTATGAACTGGACCTGGTTTCACAAGCTCGGCTCGCCCAAGTGGTTCTATGGCATCAGCAGCAGGCTGTTGCCGTGGTTGAGCATTGCCGCGTTGTTGCTGATCACCGTTGGCGTCGTCTGGGGCCTGGCCTTCGCGCCGCCGGACTATCAGCAAGGCAACAGCTTTCGCATCATCTACATCCACGTACCCGCTGCGATGCTCGCTCAGTCGATCTACGTGATGCTGGCGGTGTGCGGTGTGGTCGGGCTGGTGTGGAAGATGAAACTGGCCGACGTCGCCCTGCAATGCGCCGCACCGATCGGCGCGTGGATGACCGCCGTGGCGCTGGTCACCGGGGCGATCTGGGGCAAACCGACCTGGGGTTCGTGGTGGGTCTGGGACGCGCGGCTGACCTCGATGCTGATTCTGCTGTTCCTGTATTTCGGCGTGATCGCCCTGGGCAACGCCATCAGCAATCGCGACAGCGCCGCCAAGGCCTGCGCGGTGCTGGCCATCGTCGGCGTGATCAACATCCCGATCATCAAATACTCGGTGGAGTGGTGGAACACCCTGCACCAGGGCGCGACTTTCACCCTCACCGAAAAACCGGCGATGCCCGCCGAAATGTGGCTGCCGTTGCTGCTGACGGTGCTGGGTTTCTACTGTTTCTTCGGCGCCGTGCTGTTGCTGCGCATGCGCCTTGAAGTGCTCAAGCGCGAGGCCCGCGCCAGTTGGGTGAAAGAAGAAGTGCAGAACAGCCTGGAGGCCGCTCGATGAGTTTCGCGTCATTCGGCGACTTCCTCGCCATGGGCCATCACGGCCTGTATGTCTGGTCGGCCTACGGCATCTGCCTGGCGGTGCTGGCCCTCAACGTGGCGGCGCCGGTCCTGGCCCGCAAGCGGTATCTGCAACAAGAGGCGCGTCGTCTGCGCCGGGAGAACGGCAAGTGAATCCGCTGCGCAAAAAGCGTCTTATCATCATTCTGGCGATTCTGGTCGGGGTCGGCGCTGCCGTCGGCCTGGCCCTGAGCGCCCTGCAGCAGAACATCAATCTGTTTTACACCCCGACCCAGATCGCCAACGGCGAAGCGCCGCAGGACACCCGCATCCGCGCCGGCGGCATGGTCGAGAAAGGTTCGCTGCAACGCTCCTCGGACTCCCTGGACGTCAAATTCGTGGTCACTGACTTCAACAAGTCCGTGACCATCACCTATCGTGGAATCCTGCCGGACCTGTTCCGCGAAGGGCAGGGCATCGTCGCACTAGGCAAGCTCAACGCCGACGGCGTCGTGGTCGCCGATGAAGTGCTGGCCAAGCACGACGAGAAATACATGCCGCCTGAAGTGACCAAAGCACTGAAGGACAGCGGTCAATCCGCGCCAACCCCTGCGAAGGAGGGTTGATCGATGACATCCAGCATTTTCATTCCTGAGTTGGGCCATCTGGCCATGATCCTGGCGCTGTGTTTCGCGCTGGTGCAGGCCGTGGTGCCGTTGCTCGGTGCCTGGCGCGGCGACCGTCTGTGGATGGGCCTCGCCCAGCCAGCCGCGTGGGGGCAGTTCGCGTTTCTGTTGTTCGCCTTCGGCGTCCTGACCTACGCGTTCATGACCGACGATTTCTCCGTGGCTTACGTCGCGATGAACTCCAACAGTGCGCTGCCGTGGTACTACAAGTTCAGCGCGGTGTGGGGCGCCCACGAAGGTTCGTTGCTGCTGTGGGCCTTGATCCTCGGGGGCTGGACCTTCGCGGTGTCGGTGTTCTCCCGGCAGTTGCCGCAAGTCATGCTTGCTCGCGTGCTGGCGGTGATGGGCATGATCAGCACCGGTTTCCTGTTGTTCCTGATCCTCACCTCCAACCCGTTTTCGCGAATCCTGCCGCAGATCCCGGCCGACGGTCGTGACCTCAATCCGTTGCTGCAGGATATCGGCCTGATCGTTCACCCGCCGATGCTGTACATGGGCTATGTCGGTTTCTCGGTGGCGTTTGCGTTCGCCATCGCCGCACTGCTCGGCGGTCGTCTCGATGCGGCGTGGGCGCGCTGGTCGCGTCCGTGGACGATTGTCGCCTGGGCCTTTCTCGGCATCGGCATCACCCTCGGTTCGTGGTGGGCTTACTACGAACTCGGCTGGGGCGGCTGGTGGTTCTGGGACCCGGTGGAAAACGCCTCCTTCATGCCTTGGCTGGTGGGCACGGCGCTGATTCACTCGCTGGCGGTCACGGAAAAACGTGGCGTGTTCAAGAGTTGGACAGTACTGCTGGCGATTGCCGCCTTCTCCCTGAGCCTGCTCGGGACGTTCCTTGTGCGTTCCGGCGTACTGACCTCGGTGCACGCGTTTGCCTCCGATCCGGAGCGCGGCGTGTTCATCCTGATCTTCCTGTTGTTCGTGGTCGGTGGTTCGCTGACGCTGTTTGCCTTGCGCGCCCCGGTGGTCAAGAGCCAGGTCGGTTTCAACCTGTGGTCGCGGGAAACCCTGCTGCTGGGCAACAACCTGGTGCTGGTGGTGGCCGCGTCGATGATCCTGTTGGGCACGCTGTACCCGCTGATTCTCGATGCCATCAGCGGCGCCAAGTTGTCGGTTGGCCCGCCGTATTTCAACGCGCTGTTCATTCCGTTGATGGCCTTGCTGATGGTGGTGATGGCGGTCGGTGTGATCGTGCGCTGGAAAGACACGCCGGTTAAATGGCTGGTCAGCATGCTCACTCCGGTGCTGCTGGGCAGCGTGGCGCTGGCCGTGGTGGCCGGCGTTGCCTATGGCGATTTCAACTGGGCGGTGCTGGCGACGTTCCTGCTCGCGGCCTGGGTGTTGCTGGCCGGCGTGCGCGACATCTTCGACAAGACCCGCCACAAAGGCCTGATCAAAGGTCTGCCAACTCTGACCCGCAGCTACTGGGGCATGCAACTCGCTCACCTCGGGATCGCCGTCTGCGCCCTGGGCGTGGTGTTGTCGAGCCAGAACAGTGCCGAACGCGACCTGCGTCTGGCGCCGGGCGAGTCGATGGAACTGGCCGGTTATCAGTTCGTGTTCGAAGGCGCCAAACATTTTGAAGGCCCGAACTTCACCTCCGACAAAGGCACTATCCGGGTGATCCGCGATGGCCGGGAAATCAGCGTGCTGCACCCGGAAAAGCGCCTGTACACCGTGCAGAGTTCGATGATGACCGAAGCCGGGATCGACGCCGGTTTCACCCGCGACCTCTACGTCGCACTGGGTGAACCGCTGGGCGATGGCGCCTGGGCAGTGCGGGTACACGTCAAACCGTTTGTGCGCTGGATCTGGTTCGGCGGCCTGCTGACCGGTTTCGGTGGTTTGCTCGCAGCGCTGGATCGGCGCTACCGGGTCAAGGTCAAAGCCAAGGTGCGTGAAGCGCTGGGCATGGAAGGAGCCGCTGCATGAGACGTTGGTTGATGCTGGTGCCATTGGCGATTTTCCTGCTGGTGGCCGTATTCCTTTATCGCGGTCTGTACCTGGATCCGGCGGAGCTGCCGTCGGCGATGATCAACAAACCGTTCCCGGAGTTTTCCCTGCCGGCGGTGCAGGGCGACAAGACCCTGACCAAAGCTGACATTCTCGGCAAACCGGCGCTGGTCAACGTCTGGGGCACCTGGTGCATTTCCTGCCGGGTCGAGCACCCGGTGCTGAACAAACTCGCCGAGCGCGGCGTGGTGATCTACGGCATCAACTACAAGGACACCAACGCCGATGCGTTGAAGTGGCTGGCCGAATTCCACAATCCGTATCAACTGGACATCCGCGACGACGAAGGCTCCCTGGGCCTGAACCTCGGTGTCTACGGCGCACCGGAAACCTTCTTCATCGACGCCAAGGGCATCATCCGCGACAAGTACGTCGGGGTGATCGACGAGCAGGTCTGGCGGGAAAAACTGGCGGCCAAGTATCAGGCGCTGGTTGACGAGGCCAAGCCATGAAGCGCTTTTTAGCCGCCATGGTGTTGGGCTTGAGCCTGGCCGGTGTGGCTCACGCCGCCATCGACACCTACGAGTTCGCCAAAGAAGGCGATCGCGAGCGTTTCCGTGAGTTGACCAAGGAACTGCGTTGCCCCAAATGCCAGAACCAGGACATCGCCGATTCCAACGCGCCGATTGCCGCCGACCTGCGCAAAGAGATTTTCCGCATGCTCGGCGAGGGCAAGGACAATCAGCAGATCATCGACTTCATGGTCGACCGCTACGGTGATTTCGTACGCTACAAACCGGCGCTCAATGCCAAGACCGCGCTGCTGTGGTTTGGCCCGGCCGGATTGTTGCTCGGCGGTTTTGTCGTCATCGCCGTGATCGTCCGCCGCCGTCGCGGGCAACGTGCCGAGACTCCGCAATCGCTGTCCCCTGAAGAGCGTCAGCGCCTCGACCAACTGTTGGATAAAACCAAGAATGATTGATTTCTGGCTTGCCGCAGGGCTGTTGCTTCTGGTCGCCCTGAGTTTTCTGCTGATCCCCGTTCTGCGTGAACGTCGCGCTCAGCGTGAAGAGGATCGGACTGCCCTGAACGTCGCGCTGTATCAGGAACGTGTCGCCGAGCTGCAATCGCAGCAGGCCGAGGGCGTTCTCGATGCCGCGCAAATGGACAGCGGCCGTGCCGAAGCGGCGCGGGAACTGCTGGCCGACACAGAGGGCGTGGCGCCGGCGCGGGTTTCGCGTCTGGGCAAACCATTGCCGCTGCTGGCGGCCGTGCTGGTGCCGGTGTTGGGCCTGGGCCTCTATATGCATTTTGGTGCCGCCGACAAAGTCGAACTGACCCGGGAATTCGCCCAGGCGCCGCAGTCGATGGAAGAGATGACCCAGCGTCTGGAACGCGCCGTGGCCGCGCAACCGGATTCCGCCGAAGGCCTGTACTTCCTCGGTCGTACCTACATGGCTCAGGATCGTCCGGCAGACGCGGCGAAGATGTTCGAACGCGCCGCCAACCTGGCCGGTCGTCAACCGGAACTGCTCGGCCAGTGGGCGCAGGCGCAGTACTTCGCCGATGGCAAGAAGTGGTCGGACAAGATTCAGGCCTTGACCGACGAAGCACTGAAGGCTGATCCGAAAGAAGTCACCAGCCTCGGCCTATTGGGCATCGCCGCGTTCGAAGGCGAGCGCTATCAGCAAGCCATCGATTACTGGAACCGTCTGCTGGCGCAACTGCCGCCGGAAGACAAATCCCGTGAGCCTCTGCAAGGCGGCATCGCCCGCGCCACTGAAAAACTTGAGGCCAGCGGCGGTAAGGTCGCCCAGGCTCCGGTCGCGAAAACCGCGCTGCTCAAGGTCAGCGTCGATCTGGCCGCCGAGCTCAAGGGCAAGGTGCAACCGGGTGACAGCGTGTTCATCTTCGCCCGTGCAGTGTCTGGCCCTCCAGCACCGTTGGCCGCCAAGCGACTGACCGTCGCCGACCTGCCGGTGACTGTCGAACTGGGCGATGCCGACGCAATGATGCCGCAATTGAAACTGTCGAACTTCCCCGAAGTCCAACTGGTTGCGCGCATCTCCCGAGCCGGTCAACCGACCGCCGGTGAGTGGGTCGGCCGCAGCGGGCCTCTGGCCAGCAGCACCACCGCGCCACAAAAACTGACCATCGACAGCCCGGACAAATAGCCGGAACCAACAGGAAAGCACCGCCATGAACGCCATCGCCCGAATCACAGTCCTCACACTGGCCCTGGGCTTGAGCGCATGTGCGGTGCAACGACCGGAGCCGACCACAAGGCTGCCGCCGATTCCGCCATCACAACCCGGCCCGACCCCGTCGACCACCCCGACGCCGGGCAAACCGGGCATCCCGGCCAAACCCGCGAAACCGGCCCCACGCACCTCCGCCAGCTTCGCCCCGCCACCGGGCGGCAATAGCCACTGGGATCAGAAGCTGGGCGTCTATGTTCTCGACGATCAGACCAACACCTTCTACCGCCAGCGCACCTACTACCGCTGGAACAACGGCTGGAGCCGCTCGATCAGCCCGAACGGACCGTGGGAGGACACCAACATCCACGGCGTACCGGCGGGGCTGGGCAAGCAGTTCGGGGAATAATGAAAAACGGCGATCTTTGGATCGCCGTTTTGCTGTGTGGGGTAATGAACTTTCAAAGAATCACGTGATAGCCGCTGAGTGCCTGGACCGACTTAACCAGGCCTTGTCGTTGCAGTAGATCAAGAAAGGTTTCGACGTCCATGGCAGGCATTTTCAGCTGCCGACGCTGCTTTTGGGCCGCAGCAACCACAGCTGCAGGATCAAGCCCAAAGAGGTTATCGACGAACTCGTCCGGATGTTGCGCTTCGATGCCGAAAGGCTCCAGCGTTTTGCATGGAAAGTCTTTCTGGTTGAAGGTCACTATCACACTATCACACTATCACACTATCACACTTGCGCCGCAGCGGATGGCCGCTGCCAGAACATGACGATCATCGCAGTCGGGCAAGGTGAGGCCGGTAATCAGGTCCTCATAGTCATGGACACAGGCGTCGGGTATCGCTTGATCCATCAGGCCGGACGTACGATCCAGCTGTTCCATCGTCAGGTCAGGGCGGTTCTTCAGCAGATTGCGTTTCTATTCGCAGTGAATCTCCTGGGTCCATCGCGCCCGAAATCGTCCTGAGAGCGCAAGCCACATCAGAAAATCTCTCAAGGGGGCGGGGTACAAGACACATGCATCGTATACAGCAGTGAAAGAGGAATGCCTCACTCGTATCCTGTCCTTAACGCCTGAGCTTGCTCTGCGAGAAGCGCCATTGCCTGCTCGCTGGCGGTGGTGCGCCGGTTCTTATAGTCCATCAGATCGGCAAAGCGCACACGTCGGTGCTTGCCTGTTTTGTGGTAGGACAACTCGCCGCTTTCCAGCAGTTTTATGAGGTGTGGACGTGAGACGTTGAGCAGGTCGGCGGCTTCCTGGGTCGTCAATTCGGCATGCACCGGAACGACCTGGACCGCGTTGCCGGCTGCCAGCTCCGCCAGAATGTCGATCAGCAGGCGCAGGGCCGAGGTGGGAAGTTCGACGCGATGAGCTTCGTTCCGCTCGTCGAAAATCTGGATGTGCTGAGTCTCGAAATGGGTCGCGAGGTAAGCAGCCAGAGCGCGCTGCCCTTCAATGGCGGCTTTTACTTCGCGTTCTACAGGGAGGCTGATCGAGGGGACATGGCGAGTCCGGCTTTGGGAATGAGGAATGCCGGAACGTTATTCGAAATAAGCGAAAATCGCAATAAACGAAACGAGTGCTGGTTTTACGACATTTCCGCCAACACCCCCTGCACATATTCAACAAACGCCCGTGCCTTTGCGCTGGCCATCCGTCCCGTCGGAAACACCGCCCACAACTCCTGCTTCGGCAACACCCAATCGCTCATGACAGCCTTCACTGCGCCACTGGCCAGTTCCGGCGCAAACATCCACTCCGAGCCCAGCCCCAGGCCCTGATGGGCGAGAACCGCCTCACGCAAACCTTCGGCAGCACTGACGCGCAGGCGGCCATTGACGGTCACGGACTGTTCTTCGCCATCCTTGTTGAAATGCCAGGTCGCGCCACCGCCACGGTTGTAGATGACGGCGCGATGTTGAGTCAGATCGGCAGGGCAGGCGGGTTCACCGTGACTGGCGAAGTAGGCCGGAGTGCCCAGCACGACGCGCCGGCATTCGGCGATCTTGCGTACGGTCAGGCCGGAGTCGCTGAGCGGGCCCAGGCGCAGGGCAACATCGATGCCTTCTTCCACGAGGTTGATGTTCTGGTCGTCGAGCAGCAGGTCGACATTGAGCTGCGGGTGTTGATCGAGGAACGGCCCCAGGTGTGGAACCACATGCATCCGGCCGAAGGTGACGGCGGTGCTGATGCGCAGGTTGCCACTCAGGCCGCTGGCGGCGCCGCGAGCTGCATTGTCGGCCTCGTCGGCTTCTTCGAGGGTGCGTTTGGCCCGTTCGAAAAACGCCAGCCCGGCTTCGGTCGGCGTCAGGCCTCGGGTCGAACGCAACAGCAGGCGCACGGCGAGTCGGGTTTCGAGTTGGGCGATGGTTTTCGACACGGCCGGCTGACCGATATTCAGCCGCCGGGCGGCAGCGGAAAACGAGCCGGTTTCCACGACGTAGACAAAGGTTTCCATGGCGGCGAGGCGGTCCATCGGGTGTCCTTGTGCCAGTGATCAGAACGCGGCTTTGCCCACCGAGGCGCCGCCGTCGACAAACAAGGTCTGCCCGGTGATGAATCCGCTTTGCTCGGACAACAGAAAGGCAATGGCCGAAGCGATCTCTTCCGGTTGCCCGAGACGGCCCATCGGCACCCCGGCCAGATACCGCGCTTCTCCTTCGCTGCCCGGCGGGTTGTTGGCGCGAAACAGTTCGGTCTCGGTCGGCCCCGGCGCGACGGCGTTGACGGTAATCCCGGTCTGCGCCAGTTCCAGCGCCCACGAGCGCGTGAAACTGACCAGCGCCGCTTTCGCCGCCGCATACGCGGTGCGCTGAGCGATACCGAGCACGGTCAGGCTGGAAATGTTCACCACCCGACCCCAGCCGCGCGTGCGCATGCCCGGCAACAACGCCTGAGTCGCCTGCAAGGCCGAATGCAGGTTGACCCGCATCACATCGTCGAACGCATCGAGATCGATATCCCCCAACGCTTGCGGCCGCACCAGCCCGACATTGTTCACCAGTCCGTCGAACTCATAAGTGCGCGCCAGATCCGCCAGCACTTCACCGGCGAGCTTGCGATCACTCAGGTCCAGCGGAAACAGGATCCCCGGAAAGCTCAGGTCCGGCTGGCGGGCAATCCCCACCACCCGATGCCCGGCCCGATCCAGATGCTCGGCCAGCGCCCGCCCGATACCCTTGCTGGCGCCGGTGATGAGGAAGGTACGACGGGTCATGGCAACTCCTTGGGGCAGGCTGCGGCTCGGGCAGCCATTAATTGTTTGAAGATGCCGAGTGTAATGCGGATTGCTTGCGTTGATTTATGCCGTTGCCAAAACACCCTTTTGCGAAACACTCAAGAACCGCACCAGCGCCAGTAACGGGAACACGCTGCCGACGATCACGATCCACAGCCAGCCGCCGTGTTCATACACCGCGCTGGCGATCGATGAGCCGAAGGCACCGCCGATGAAGATGCTGGTCATGTACAGCGCGTTGAGGCGACCGCGGCTTTTGGCGTCGAGGGAGTAGACCGCGCGCTGGCCGAGTACCATGTTCATTTGCACGCAGAAGTCGAGCACGACGCCGGTCACGGCCAGGCCTATCACGCTGTAGGCCGGGTGGATGAAGGCGGGCAGGAAGCTCAGGCTGGCGAACAGCATGGCCAGCAGCGAGGCGACGCGAGTGTGGCCGGCGTCGGCCAGGCGTCCGCTGATCGGCGCGGCAATCGCACCGATGGCGCCGACCAGGGCGAAGATCGCGATTTCACTCTGGGACAGGCCATGGTTGCGCGCCAGTTCCAGTGGCACGGCGGTCCAGAACAAGCTGAAGGTGGCGAACATGCAGGCCTGGTAGAACGCCCGCTGACGCAGCACCGGTTGCTTGCGCAGCAGTGTCCACAACGATCCGAGCAACTGGCCGTAGGAAGCGCTGTGATCCGGTTGGCGCTTGGGCACGGTCAACGCCAGGACGACGCTGATTGCCGCCATCAACCCTGCCGCGATCATGAACATCGCCCGCCAGCCGAAATGGTCGGCGACTACGCTCGACACCGGACGCGCCAGCAGAATGCCCAACAGCAGGCCGCCCATGATTCCGCCGACGACACGTCCGCGAGATTCCTCCGGCGCCAGGTGCGCCGCCAAGGGCACCAGCACCTGCACCGACACCGAACTGAAACCCACCAGCAACGAAATCAGCAGGAACACATTGGGCTGATCGGTGAACGCCGCCCCGAGCAGACTGGCAATCGCCACCACCGTGGTGATGATCATCAAGCGGCGGTTTTCCAGCAGATCCGCCAGCGGCACCAGGAAGAACAGGCCCAGCGCATAACCGATCTGGGTCAGCGACAC from Pseudomonas allokribbensis encodes the following:
- a CDS encoding SDR family oxidoreductase, with the protein product MTRRTFLITGASKGIGRALAEHLDRAGHRVVGIARQPDLSFPGILFPLDLSDRKLAGEVLADLARTYEFDGLVNNVGLVRPQALGDIDLDAFDDVMRVNLHSALQATQALLPGMRTRGWGRVVNISSLTVLGIAQRTAYAAAKAALVSFTRSWALELAQTGITVNAVAPGPTETELFRANNPPGSEGEARYLAGVPMGRLGQPEEIASAIAFLLSEQSGFITGQTLFVDGGASVGKAAF
- the ccmI gene encoding c-type cytochrome biogenesis protein CcmI; its protein translation is MIDFWLAAGLLLLVALSFLLIPVLRERRAQREEDRTALNVALYQERVAELQSQQAEGVLDAAQMDSGRAEAARELLADTEGVAPARVSRLGKPLPLLAAVLVPVLGLGLYMHFGAADKVELTREFAQAPQSMEEMTQRLERAVAAQPDSAEGLYFLGRTYMAQDRPADAAKMFERAANLAGRQPELLGQWAQAQYFADGKKWSDKIQALTDEALKADPKEVTSLGLLGIAAFEGERYQQAIDYWNRLLAQLPPEDKSREPLQGGIARATEKLEASGGKVAQAPVAKTALLKVSVDLAAELKGKVQPGDSVFIFARAVSGPPAPLAAKRLTVADLPVTVELGDADAMMPQLKLSNFPEVQLVARISRAGQPTAGEWVGRSGPLASSTTAPQKLTIDSPDK
- a CDS encoding heme lyase CcmF/NrfE family subunit, yielding MTSSIFIPELGHLAMILALCFALVQAVVPLLGAWRGDRLWMGLAQPAAWGQFAFLLFAFGVLTYAFMTDDFSVAYVAMNSNSALPWYYKFSAVWGAHEGSLLLWALILGGWTFAVSVFSRQLPQVMLARVLAVMGMISTGFLLFLILTSNPFSRILPQIPADGRDLNPLLQDIGLIVHPPMLYMGYVGFSVAFAFAIAALLGGRLDAAWARWSRPWTIVAWAFLGIGITLGSWWAYYELGWGGWWFWDPVENASFMPWLVGTALIHSLAVTEKRGVFKSWTVLLAIAAFSLSLLGTFLVRSGVLTSVHAFASDPERGVFILIFLLFVVGGSLTLFALRAPVVKSQVGFNLWSRETLLLGNNLVLVVAASMILLGTLYPLILDAISGAKLSVGPPYFNALFIPLMALLMVVMAVGVIVRWKDTPVKWLVSMLTPVLLGSVALAVVAGVAYGDFNWAVLATFLLAAWVLLAGVRDIFDKTRHKGLIKGLPTLTRSYWGMQLAHLGIAVCALGVVLSSQNSAERDLRLAPGESMELAGYQFVFEGAKHFEGPNFTSDKGTIRVIRDGREISVLHPEKRLYTVQSSMMTEAGIDAGFTRDLYVALGEPLGDGAWAVRVHVKPFVRWIWFGGLLTGFGGLLAALDRRYRVKVKAKVREALGMEGAAA
- a CDS encoding DsbE family thiol:disulfide interchange protein — protein: MRRWLMLVPLAIFLLVAVFLYRGLYLDPAELPSAMINKPFPEFSLPAVQGDKTLTKADILGKPALVNVWGTWCISCRVEHPVLNKLAERGVVIYGINYKDTNADALKWLAEFHNPYQLDIRDDEGSLGLNLGVYGAPETFFIDAKGIIRDKYVGVIDEQVWREKLAAKYQALVDEAKP
- the ccmE gene encoding cytochrome c maturation protein CcmE; translated protein: MNPLRKKRLIIILAILVGVGAAVGLALSALQQNINLFYTPTQIANGEAPQDTRIRAGGMVEKGSLQRSSDSLDVKFVVTDFNKSVTITYRGILPDLFREGQGIVALGKLNADGVVVADEVLAKHDEKYMPPEVTKALKDSGQSAPTPAKEG
- the ccmD gene encoding heme exporter protein CcmD translates to MSFASFGDFLAMGHHGLYVWSAYGICLAVLALNVAAPVLARKRYLQQEARRLRRENGK
- a CDS encoding helix-turn-helix domain-containing protein — protein: MPHSQSRTRHVPSISLPVEREVKAAIEGQRALAAYLATHFETQHIQIFDERNEAHRVELPTSALRLLIDILAELAAGNAVQVVPVHAELTTQEAADLLNVSRPHLIKLLESGELSYHKTGKHRRVRFADLMDYKNRRTTASEQAMALLAEQAQALRTGYE
- a CDS encoding LysR family transcriptional regulator, whose translation is MDRLAAMETFVYVVETGSFSAAARRLNIGQPAVSKTIAQLETRLAVRLLLRSTRGLTPTEAGLAFFERAKRTLEEADEADNAARGAASGLSGNLRISTAVTFGRMHVVPHLGPFLDQHPQLNVDLLLDDQNINLVEEGIDVALRLGPLSDSGLTVRKIAECRRVVLGTPAYFASHGEPACPADLTQHRAVIYNRGGGATWHFNKDGEEQSVTVNGRLRVSAAEGLREAVLAHQGLGLGSEWMFAPELASGAVKAVMSDWVLPKQELWAVFPTGRMASAKARAFVEYVQGVLAEMS
- a CDS encoding MFS transporter, producing the protein MTATTHAMTRGMVLLFAFCCGAIVANIYYAQPIIGLIAPDIGLTDTMASFIVSLTQIGYALGLFFLVPLADLLENRRLMIITTVVAIASLLGAAFTDQPNVFLLISLLVGFSSVSVQVLVPLAAHLAPEESRGRVVGGIMGGLLLGILLARPVSSVVADHFGWRAMFMIAAGLMAAISVVLALTVPKRQPDHSASYGQLLGSLWTLLRKQPVLRQRAFYQACMFATFSLFWTAVPLELARNHGLSQSEIAIFALVGAIGAIAAPISGRLADAGHTRVASLLAMLFASLSFLPAFIHPAYSVIGLAVTGVVLDFCVQMNMVLGQRAVYSLDAKSRGRLNALYMTSIFIGGAFGSSIASAVYEHGGWLWIVIVGSVFPLLALVRFLSVSQKGVLATA
- a CDS encoding cytochrome c-type biogenesis protein — encoded protein: MKRFLAAMVLGLSLAGVAHAAIDTYEFAKEGDRERFRELTKELRCPKCQNQDIADSNAPIAADLRKEIFRMLGEGKDNQQIIDFMVDRYGDFVRYKPALNAKTALLWFGPAGLLLGGFVVIAVIVRRRRGQRAETPQSLSPEERQRLDQLLDKTKND
- the ccmB gene encoding heme exporter protein CcmB codes for the protein MSVFGLLVARESRLLFRRPAELANPLIFFAIVIALFPLAVGPETQVLQNLSPGLVWVAALLSVLLSLDGLFRSDFEDGSLEQWVLSPHPLPLLVLAKVLAHWLFSGLALVLLSPLLALMLGLPAACLPVLLLSLLLGTPVLSLLGAVGAALTVGLKRGGLLLALLILPLYIPVLILGSGALQAALQGMPAMGYLLWLGSLTALAITLTPFAIAAGLKISVGE
- a CDS encoding heme ABC transporter permease, yielding MNWTWFHKLGSPKWFYGISSRLLPWLSIAALLLITVGVVWGLAFAPPDYQQGNSFRIIYIHVPAAMLAQSIYVMLAVCGVVGLVWKMKLADVALQCAAPIGAWMTAVALVTGAIWGKPTWGSWWVWDARLTSMLILLFLYFGVIALGNAISNRDSAAKACAVLAIVGVINIPIIKYSVEWWNTLHQGATFTLTEKPAMPAEMWLPLLLTVLGFYCFFGAVLLLRMRLEVLKREARASWVKEEVQNSLEAAR